A genomic segment from uncultured Alistipes sp. encodes:
- a CDS encoding thioesterase family protein produces the protein MLEKGVSASCTTTVTAENTAAAMGSGDLPVFATPAMVALMEHAALEAVAAELPEGSTTVGAELNVTHLKPSGLGTEITATAILTAVEGRKLTFNVGARDAGGMIGEGTHVRYIVDRAKFLAKLG, from the coding sequence ATGTTGGAAAAAGGAGTTTCGGCGAGCTGCACCACGACGGTGACCGCCGAGAACACGGCAGCGGCGATGGGTTCTGGCGACCTGCCGGTTTTTGCGACGCCGGCGATGGTCGCGCTGATGGAACATGCGGCTTTGGAGGCTGTGGCTGCGGAGTTGCCTGAGGGTTCGACGACGGTGGGAGCCGAGTTGAACGTCACGCACCTGAAGCCTTCGGGTTTGGGCACGGAGATTACGGCCACGGCGATACTGACGGCGGTCGAGGGTCGGAAACTGACCTTCAACGTCGGGGCCCGGGATGCCGGGGGGATGATCGGCGAGGGCACCCATGTGCGCTACATCGTGGATCGGGCGAAGTTCCTGGCGAAACTGGGCTGA
- a CDS encoding DUF4294 domain-containing protein translates to MKKWILLLLALCAARSEVSAQGGRGFWHQEWEVQNGDSIPLVHVLPVYVFSRPVDLRRYRRLVNAVKKVYPIAKIARAKMATMEEELCRLPTKKAQKEYIKQVYHEIKEEYTPVAKRMTRTEGRVLLKLIDRETEYTAYEVLKEFRGGFVAGFWQGISKIFGQDLKSQYDKEGEDRMIEQIIIYYEAGLIR, encoded by the coding sequence ATGAAAAAATGGATACTCCTCCTGCTCGCACTCTGTGCCGCACGCTCCGAAGTGTCGGCGCAGGGCGGCCGCGGATTCTGGCATCAGGAATGGGAGGTCCAGAACGGGGATTCCATACCCCTGGTGCATGTTCTCCCCGTCTATGTCTTCAGCCGTCCCGTCGACCTGAGGCGTTACCGAAGGCTCGTCAACGCCGTGAAAAAGGTATACCCCATCGCCAAAATCGCCCGCGCAAAGATGGCAACCATGGAGGAGGAACTCTGCCGGCTCCCGACCAAAAAGGCACAGAAAGAGTATATCAAACAGGTCTATCACGAAATCAAGGAGGAGTACACCCCCGTCGCAAAACGCATGACCCGAACCGAAGGCCGCGTCCTGCTCAAACTCATCGACCGCGAAACCGAATATACCGCCTACGAGGTCCTCAAGGAGTTCCGGGGCGGATTCGTCGCCGGATTTTGGCAGGGGATCTCCAAAATATTCGGCCAGGACCTCAAGTCCCAGTACGACAAGGAGGGCGAGGACCGAATGATCGAGCAGATCATCATCTATTACGAGGCCGGACTGATCCGTTGA
- a CDS encoding TonB-dependent receptor, whose protein sequence is MQKTKSLLLKFAFLLCAFPALAQGGGKSITVSGLVTSAEDKSPLIGVHVISGNASGVSTLADGSYSIAVAPGTILSYHYIGYKVVEFTVPDGNARITHNVELQPEAQALDDVVVIAYGVRKKGTIAGSVSTVKAEKVESTPTAAFDQALQGQVPGLTVLSSSGEPSVAATMNIRGTNSINSGTAPLYILDGIAISSGDFNAINPADIESISVLKDASSTSIYGARAANGVIVITTKRGRMAEKPNITYRMQLGFSQLAKGNWDLMNTAERIQYEKEIGLSTGKDYNRLSQIDVCWLDEVYNNSALLQNYELSVSGANEKTNYFVSGGYYSQDGVAVGSYFDRYSIRANIEQRAAKWLKIGTNTMLNYQNIEQADDGEYRLVTPISAARFMLPYWNPYRPDGSLASVNDGSWLGDGQNPLEWLENNRREYKKYKLVSSLFAEATIIDGLTFKSQFNVDYTHMTGFGSSTPSYAPNLGEGSAQRMSTDGLTLSVTNTLNYQFRVNGKHAFNFLLGQEGLDYHYEDFSILTEGQNNDKLVNISSGTRTSSWLDTTDNDYAYLSFFGRGEYNYDDRYYADFSIRADASSRFGANRRWAGFWSLGFMWNLRNEGFMEGARRWLTNAQIAVSTGTSGNSSVPNNYVHLALVSGGLDYYGNAGMAPSQPASEDLGWEKLWTTNLAFHLGFWNRLNVDLELYNKRTTDMLMQVPQSYAYKGYGYYWDNIGVMVNRGAEINLSGTVVATKGFMWSLNANVSYNKNKIVELYNGVQEYEMAATSMKLVVGHDSGEFYVNRFAGVNPANGDALWYTRDGEITTEMRDEDKVLVGKSMYAPWAGGFGTTLAWKGISLSAQFSWVADRWMMNNDRYFDESNGRFSTYNQSRRLLDRWKQPGDNTDIPRHGVYTEFDDRLLEDASFLRLKNLMISYTFPEELIRKTRFISGLKIYAQAQNLLTFTKFSGLDPEGVGNMYQAQYPMSRQFTFGLDLMF, encoded by the coding sequence ATGCAAAAAACAAAATCTTTACTCCTGAAATTCGCTTTCCTGTTGTGTGCATTTCCCGCCTTAGCCCAAGGGGGGGGGAAATCCATCACGGTTAGCGGTCTCGTCACGTCGGCCGAGGACAAAAGCCCTCTGATCGGCGTACACGTGATTTCCGGAAACGCAAGCGGCGTCAGTACGCTCGCCGACGGCTCCTACTCCATCGCCGTCGCGCCCGGAACCATCCTTTCTTACCACTACATCGGTTACAAGGTCGTCGAATTCACCGTCCCCGACGGGAATGCCCGGATCACACACAACGTCGAACTCCAGCCCGAAGCACAGGCCCTCGACGATGTCGTCGTAATCGCATACGGCGTCCGCAAAAAGGGAACCATCGCCGGATCCGTATCCACCGTCAAGGCCGAAAAGGTCGAGTCGACACCCACCGCGGCTTTCGACCAGGCCCTCCAGGGACAGGTCCCCGGCCTGACCGTCCTCTCCAGTTCCGGTGAACCCAGCGTCGCCGCAACCATGAATATCCGCGGTACGAACTCCATCAACTCCGGGACGGCTCCCCTCTACATCCTCGACGGTATCGCCATCTCAAGCGGTGACTTCAACGCCATCAACCCCGCCGACATCGAGTCGATTTCCGTGCTGAAGGACGCCTCGTCGACCTCGATCTACGGCGCCCGGGCCGCAAACGGCGTGATCGTGATCACCACCAAGCGCGGACGGATGGCCGAAAAGCCCAACATCACCTACCGGATGCAGCTCGGTTTCTCCCAGCTCGCAAAGGGAAACTGGGACCTGATGAACACCGCCGAGCGTATCCAGTATGAAAAGGAGATCGGGCTCTCCACCGGGAAGGATTACAACCGGCTCAGCCAAATCGACGTCTGCTGGCTCGACGAAGTCTACAACAACAGCGCCCTGCTCCAGAATTACGAACTCTCCGTCTCGGGCGCCAACGAAAAGACGAACTATTTCGTCTCCGGCGGCTATTACAGCCAGGACGGTGTCGCCGTCGGCTCCTATTTCGACCGCTACTCCATCCGCGCAAACATCGAGCAGCGCGCCGCAAAGTGGCTCAAGATCGGGACCAACACCATGCTCAACTACCAGAACATCGAGCAGGCCGACGACGGCGAATACAGGCTCGTCACCCCGATCTCCGCGGCCCGCTTCATGCTCCCCTACTGGAACCCGTACCGTCCCGACGGATCGCTCGCTTCGGTAAATGACGGCTCCTGGCTCGGAGACGGGCAGAACCCCCTCGAATGGCTCGAAAACAACCGCCGCGAATACAAGAAATACAAACTCGTGTCGAGCCTCTTCGCCGAAGCGACCATCATCGACGGCCTGACCTTCAAGTCGCAGTTCAACGTCGACTACACCCACATGACCGGGTTCGGCTCCTCCACCCCGAGCTATGCCCCCAACCTCGGCGAAGGAAGCGCCCAGCGCATGTCCACCGACGGCCTCACGCTCTCGGTCACCAATACCCTGAACTACCAGTTCCGCGTAAACGGCAAGCACGCCTTCAACTTCCTCCTCGGCCAGGAGGGCCTCGACTACCACTACGAGGACTTCTCGATCCTCACCGAAGGCCAGAACAACGACAAGCTCGTCAATATCTCCTCCGGTACCCGCACCTCGTCGTGGCTCGACACCACCGACAACGACTATGCCTACCTCTCGTTCTTCGGGCGTGGCGAGTACAACTACGACGACCGCTACTATGCCGACTTTTCGATCCGTGCCGACGCCTCGTCGCGCTTCGGTGCCAACCGCCGCTGGGCCGGATTCTGGTCCCTGGGCTTCATGTGGAACCTCCGCAACGAAGGTTTCATGGAGGGAGCACGGCGCTGGCTCACCAACGCCCAGATCGCCGTCAGCACCGGTACCTCGGGCAACTCCTCCGTACCGAACAACTACGTGCACCTGGCCCTCGTGAGCGGAGGCCTCGACTACTACGGTAATGCCGGTATGGCCCCCAGCCAGCCCGCCAGCGAGGACCTCGGGTGGGAGAAGCTCTGGACCACGAACCTCGCCTTCCACCTCGGATTCTGGAACCGGCTCAACGTCGACCTCGAACTCTACAACAAACGCACCACCGACATGCTCATGCAGGTGCCCCAGTCCTACGCCTACAAGGGTTACGGATACTATTGGGACAACATCGGCGTGATGGTCAACCGCGGCGCCGAAATCAACCTCTCCGGTACGGTCGTCGCAACCAAGGGCTTCATGTGGTCGCTCAACGCAAACGTCTCCTACAACAAAAACAAGATCGTCGAGCTCTACAACGGCGTACAGGAGTATGAAATGGCCGCCACGTCGATGAAACTCGTCGTCGGACACGACTCCGGAGAGTTCTACGTCAACCGCTTCGCCGGCGTGAACCCCGCCAACGGCGACGCCCTCTGGTACACCAGGGACGGCGAAATAACCACCGAAATGCGCGACGAAGACAAGGTCCTCGTCGGGAAAAGCATGTACGCCCCCTGGGCCGGAGGCTTCGGGACGACCCTCGCCTGGAAGGGAATCTCCCTCTCGGCGCAGTTCTCCTGGGTCGCCGACCGCTGGATGATGAACAACGACCGCTATTTCGACGAATCGAACGGCCGGTTCAGCACCTACAACCAGTCGCGCAGGCTGCTCGACCGCTGGAAACAGCCCGGTGACAACACCGACATCCCCCGCCACGGCGTCTATACCGAATTCGACGACCGGCTGCTCGAAGATGCCTCCTTCCTGCGTCTGAAGAACCTCATGATCAGCTACACATTCCCCGAGGAACTGATCCGCAAGACCCGGTTCATCAGCGGCCTGAAAATCTATGCCCAGGCGCAGAACCTGCTGACGTTCACCAAGTTCTCGGGTCTCGACCCCGAAGGCGTGGGCAACATGTACCAGGCCCAGTACCCCATGTCGCGGCAATTCACCTTCGGCCTCGACCTCATGTTCTAA
- a CDS encoding RagB/SusD family nutrient uptake outer membrane protein: MLRNIKTLIAAMLLVGATSSCLDKLPESAIPEGEAMQTFEDAEQILTGIYAGLKSSSLFSGTLTVMPDIQADLAYAVEDFSNTYGPAWLWNILSTDTDVESVYAGLYAIISRCNFFLERIGQVKQQETDVDNLTYLDFYTGEVYTIRALCYSKLIECFCKAYDPATAENELGVVLRSKYSEPEPMKRASLKASYEFVLEDLRHAEELLDNDYDQYNSIYATAAAAQALHARVALYMQDFQTAIDYASKVIDNKAGIKLTDVSVISGSTTYLAYMWAYDWGTEIIWQIGYTSTSYGGALGQVFLNINRDYQHYYPDYVPAQWVLDAYATGYDLRYSTYFQEVTTGYANGLTWPVLVKYFGNQELIAADKLYMYCMPKLFRLSEQYLIRAEAYCRLDTPNFAAAGKDLSDLRANRYSGSTGSLTVSADNWLETISEERVRELYMEGFRLNDLKRWHMGFERTPQSCSLAEGSSLKIEADDPRFVWPIPRHELEAPGSEIEPNESNN; encoded by the coding sequence ATGTTACGAAATATAAAAACCCTTATCGCCGCAATGCTGCTGGTAGGCGCGACCTCGTCGTGTCTCGACAAACTGCCCGAATCGGCCATCCCCGAAGGCGAGGCCATGCAGACCTTCGAAGACGCGGAACAGATCCTGACCGGAATCTATGCCGGACTGAAAAGCAGCTCGCTCTTCAGCGGGACCCTCACCGTCATGCCCGACATCCAGGCCGACCTGGCCTATGCCGTCGAGGACTTCTCGAATACATACGGTCCCGCCTGGCTCTGGAACATCCTCTCCACCGACACCGACGTAGAATCCGTCTATGCCGGACTCTACGCCATCATCAGCCGCTGCAACTTCTTCCTGGAGCGCATCGGCCAGGTCAAGCAGCAGGAGACCGATGTCGACAACCTCACCTATCTGGATTTCTACACCGGTGAGGTGTACACCATCCGGGCCCTCTGCTACTCGAAACTCATCGAGTGCTTCTGCAAGGCATACGACCCCGCAACCGCAGAAAATGAACTCGGCGTCGTCCTCCGCTCGAAATACTCCGAGCCCGAACCCATGAAGCGCGCCTCGCTCAAGGCCTCCTACGAGTTCGTCCTGGAGGACCTCCGCCACGCCGAGGAACTGCTCGACAACGACTACGACCAGTACAACTCCATCTACGCCACCGCCGCCGCCGCACAGGCGCTCCACGCCCGCGTGGCCCTCTACATGCAGGACTTCCAGACGGCAATCGACTACGCCTCGAAGGTCATCGACAACAAGGCCGGAATCAAACTCACCGACGTCTCGGTCATCTCCGGCTCGACGACCTACCTCGCCTACATGTGGGCATACGACTGGGGTACCGAGATCATCTGGCAGATCGGATACACATCCACCTCCTATGGCGGAGCCCTCGGACAGGTGTTCCTCAACATCAACCGCGACTACCAGCACTACTATCCCGACTACGTCCCCGCACAGTGGGTGCTCGACGCCTACGCCACAGGCTACGACCTGCGGTACAGCACCTACTTCCAGGAGGTAACGACGGGATATGCCAACGGCCTGACATGGCCCGTACTGGTCAAGTATTTCGGTAACCAGGAGCTCATCGCTGCCGACAAACTCTACATGTACTGCATGCCCAAGCTCTTCCGCCTGTCGGAGCAGTATCTGATCCGGGCCGAGGCCTACTGCCGCCTCGATACCCCCAACTTCGCCGCTGCCGGAAAGGACCTCTCCGACCTGCGGGCCAACCGTTACAGCGGAAGCACCGGTTCGCTCACCGTCAGCGCCGACAACTGGCTCGAAACCATCTCCGAGGAGCGCGTGCGCGAGCTCTACATGGAGGGCTTCCGCCTCAACGACCTCAAACGCTGGCACATGGGATTCGAGCGCACGCCCCAGTCGTGCTCGCTCGCCGAAGGCAGCTCGCTCAAGATCGAAGCCGATGACCCCCGGTTCGTATGGCCCATCCCGCGCCACGAACTCGAAGCCCCCGGTTCAGAAATCGAACCCAACGAGAGCAACAACTAA
- a CDS encoding DUF4984 domain-containing protein, with protein MRRITAILCATALAGLLAAGCNSDKKTYSDAEYIMFADTLSTNMVFPDGAYFSIPVASTVACDYDRTFAVEVIDQGSNAIEGYHYRLKSNTITIPAGERTANVEVAGIYDHIQDTDSLGFKLHLLVPDQVRWTGLYAGSDYTKVVFYKGCDYDLDAFDGWCVVTSLLLYDYPSALDQNYQRLILTEKHPTEPNTIILHDFLYDGYDVTMRLTNDDPMEPVIEMDEDQVLSDEQTVFGQINADNKILGTVSPYYDSYYNTCQKYASIWLYVYLKDLGTMVGTVGHYYNVLEWVSLEEAVRLKIENNMSGARDPRDDPDYPRNNQGNADRE; from the coding sequence ATGAGACGAATTACCGCAATACTGTGTGCGACCGCCCTGGCAGGCCTCCTCGCTGCAGGATGTAACTCGGATAAAAAAACCTACTCCGATGCCGAATACATCATGTTCGCCGACACCCTGTCGACCAACATGGTATTCCCGGACGGGGCCTATTTCTCGATTCCGGTTGCATCGACCGTCGCCTGCGACTACGACCGCACCTTCGCCGTCGAGGTCATCGACCAGGGCAGCAACGCCATCGAAGGCTACCACTACCGTCTGAAATCCAACACGATCACCATCCCCGCCGGAGAACGTACCGCCAATGTCGAGGTCGCAGGTATCTATGACCATATTCAGGATACCGACTCCCTGGGATTCAAGCTCCACCTGCTGGTCCCCGACCAGGTACGCTGGACCGGGCTCTATGCCGGCAGCGACTACACGAAAGTCGTCTTCTACAAGGGTTGCGACTACGATCTGGACGCCTTCGACGGCTGGTGCGTGGTCACGTCGCTGCTGCTCTACGACTACCCCAGCGCGCTGGATCAGAACTACCAGCGGTTGATCCTCACCGAGAAGCACCCCACGGAGCCCAATACGATCATCCTTCACGACTTCCTCTACGACGGCTATGACGTCACCATGCGGCTGACGAACGACGACCCCATGGAACCCGTCATCGAAATGGACGAGGATCAGGTCCTCAGCGATGAACAGACCGTCTTCGGGCAGATCAATGCCGACAACAAGATCCTGGGTACCGTGAGCCCCTATTACGACTCTTACTACAATACGTGCCAAAAATACGCATCCATCTGGCTGTACGTCTATCTGAAAGACCTCGGAACGATGGTGGGAACGGTCGGACATTACTACAATGTCCTGGAATGGGTATCGCTCGAAGAGGCCGTGCGGCTGAAAATCGAAAACAACATGTCGGGGGCTCGGGACCCCAGAGACGATCCGGATTATCCCCGCAACAATCAGGGCAACGCGGATCGGGAATAA
- a CDS encoding DUF4458 domain-containing protein — protein MKLFNFKTIFAFAAGCAALCSAACSDDDGIDNRERDYGYIQFKIYKEASYPGAPASQSRAVVDELDYLHAARKLSVELRSGNTSIVQTMVLSAADNQSAEFGLRSDKLQLLAGEYQIVSFSLYDVDDEEIYRGTPDHSNNNNIVNIVAGGLTVHDLTANVAPRGKVRFNLIKDISQLTGEWKSRASSRNREYTFDEIAYFDVTVHKVNSDEQEITFTYLESTFSIHFDEEDRESDDFGYQTSSITCDSLLSLPAATYEITGFVTYDSNKLVLESHTGEEFPDSNFTVTDNETVDAEVPVTLYEADEYIQDGYALKAIWEALDGENWYYGGQTYAKGCNWDFNKSPDLWTTQPGVEVHSNGRVAKLVLSEFGISGDMPAALGQLTELVELYLGTHNDMNTGTYDPMLDQSKSLEDRNRNRMEYNRQYLAATHIQPQMSYPCALALKEHSLTSPAMYLYEQGYTEDQIFDRKTGKQLEIQPKDVIAGRFCNNLTGLPDEIGNLTKLEYLYIANSPIAELPSTIGKLESCTLFEVYNCPNLHGLPDEVKEMPALIQVNLSCNKGTAANPGWSNEEMLQTIHNLAEGSSQGVIQMLYARDNLLEEFPSADLAKMGRLGLLDLANNKIGSTGDGYIDAPGNNFRPVDLYLDNNLIKGFRTVDHNSRRIFCNTDDLDTFSASYNQLTKVPDIFSSTSAYFLSSANFAYNQIDGFENADDGTYQGINVTTFTLSGNRIEKYPACLAKSNSQISYILLAGNGMTGFEEECFTSPKPTHMANLISIDLTYNSLTKFPKDFHAGSLPYLYGVDVSYNSFASFPWEATDAMTLTVYAVRGQRDANGNRCLKEWPTGIYKHTGLRGLFVGSNDLRKIDDTISYLIYNLDISDNPNITFDASDICYYWQAGAYNLIYDKTQNIINCPEMLE, from the coding sequence ATGAAACTTTTCAATTTCAAAACCATATTCGCCTTCGCCGCAGGTTGTGCCGCACTCTGCTCCGCAGCCTGTTCCGACGACGACGGTATCGACAACCGCGAAAGGGACTACGGATACATCCAGTTCAAAATCTACAAGGAGGCCTCCTATCCCGGAGCTCCCGCCTCGCAGTCCCGGGCCGTTGTCGATGAACTCGATTACCTGCATGCCGCCCGGAAACTGAGCGTCGAACTCCGATCCGGAAATACATCCATCGTGCAGACCATGGTCCTCAGCGCCGCCGACAACCAAAGCGCCGAATTCGGCCTGCGCAGCGACAAGCTCCAGCTCCTGGCCGGAGAGTACCAGATCGTATCCTTCAGCCTCTACGACGTGGACGATGAAGAGATTTACCGCGGTACGCCCGACCACTCCAATAACAACAATATCGTAAATATCGTCGCAGGCGGCCTGACCGTCCACGACCTCACGGCCAATGTCGCCCCCCGCGGCAAGGTCCGCTTCAACCTGATCAAGGACATTTCACAGCTCACCGGCGAGTGGAAATCCCGCGCCTCCTCGCGAAACCGGGAGTATACCTTCGACGAAATCGCCTATTTCGACGTCACCGTCCACAAGGTGAACTCCGACGAACAGGAGATCACCTTCACCTACCTGGAGTCCACCTTCTCGATCCACTTCGACGAGGAGGACCGCGAAAGCGACGACTTCGGGTATCAGACCTCGTCGATCACCTGCGACTCGCTCCTCTCGCTCCCCGCCGCAACCTACGAAATCACCGGGTTCGTCACCTACGACTCCAACAAACTCGTGCTCGAATCCCACACCGGAGAGGAGTTCCCCGACAGCAACTTCACCGTCACGGACAACGAGACCGTCGATGCCGAAGTCCCCGTAACCCTCTACGAGGCCGACGAGTACATTCAGGACGGATACGCCCTGAAGGCCATCTGGGAGGCCCTCGACGGCGAAAACTGGTACTACGGAGGTCAGACCTACGCCAAGGGCTGCAACTGGGACTTCAACAAGTCCCCCGACCTCTGGACCACCCAGCCCGGTGTCGAGGTGCACTCCAACGGCCGCGTGGCCAAACTCGTGCTGAGCGAGTTCGGGATCAGCGGCGACATGCCCGCAGCCCTGGGCCAGCTCACCGAGCTCGTCGAGCTCTATCTCGGTACGCACAACGACATGAACACCGGAACCTACGACCCGATGCTCGACCAGTCGAAGTCGCTCGAAGACCGGAACCGAAACCGGATGGAGTACAACCGCCAATATCTGGCCGCTACGCACATCCAGCCCCAGATGTCCTACCCCTGCGCCCTGGCCCTCAAGGAGCACAGCCTCACAAGCCCGGCCATGTACCTCTACGAACAGGGGTATACCGAAGACCAGATCTTCGACCGGAAAACCGGAAAACAACTCGAAATCCAGCCCAAGGATGTCATCGCCGGACGGTTCTGCAACAACCTCACGGGCCTGCCCGACGAAATCGGCAACCTGACCAAGCTCGAATACCTCTACATCGCCAACAGCCCCATCGCGGAACTCCCTTCGACGATCGGGAAACTGGAGTCCTGCACCCTGTTCGAAGTCTACAACTGCCCCAACCTCCACGGCCTGCCCGATGAGGTCAAAGAGATGCCCGCCCTGATCCAGGTCAACCTCTCCTGCAACAAGGGCACCGCAGCAAACCCCGGCTGGAGCAACGAGGAGATGTTGCAGACCATCCACAATCTGGCTGAAGGCAGCTCGCAGGGCGTCATTCAGATGCTCTACGCCCGCGACAACCTCCTCGAAGAGTTCCCCTCCGCAGACCTCGCCAAAATGGGACGTCTCGGACTGCTCGACTTGGCCAACAACAAGATCGGATCGACCGGCGACGGCTATATCGACGCCCCGGGCAACAACTTCAGACCCGTGGATTTATACCTCGACAACAACCTGATCAAGGGCTTCAGGACCGTCGACCACAACAGCCGCAGGATCTTCTGCAATACCGATGACCTGGATACCTTCTCGGCGTCGTACAATCAGCTCACGAAGGTCCCCGACATCTTCTCAAGCACCAGCGCGTATTTCCTCTCAAGCGCCAACTTCGCATACAACCAGATCGACGGCTTCGAAAACGCCGACGACGGAACCTATCAGGGTATCAACGTCACGACCTTCACCCTCTCGGGCAACCGGATCGAGAAGTACCCCGCCTGCCTGGCCAAGAGCAACTCGCAGATCAGCTACATCCTGCTGGCCGGTAACGGCATGACGGGATTCGAGGAGGAGTGCTTCACCAGCCCCAAGCCCACCCACATGGCCAACCTCATCTCGATCGACCTGACATACAACAGTCTGACGAAATTCCCCAAGGATTTCCATGCCGGATCGCTGCCCTATCTCTACGGAGTCGACGTCTCCTACAACAGCTTCGCGTCATTCCCCTGGGAGGCGACCGATGCCATGACCCTGACGGTCTACGCCGTCCGCGGCCAGCGCGATGCAAACGGTAACCGCTGCCTGAAGGAGTGGCCTACGGGAATCTACAAGCACACCGGACTGAGAGGGCTCTTCGTCGGCTCGAACGACCTGCGGAAAATCGACGACACGATCTCCTACCTGATCTACAACCTCGACATCAGCGACAACCCCAACATCACGTTCGATGCCTCGGATATTTGCTACTACTGGCAGGCCGGCGCCTACAACCTGATCTACGACAAAACGCAGAATATCATCAACTGTCCCGAAATGCTCGAATAA
- a CDS encoding BACON domain-containing protein: MKIRNHIATSLLAAAALLAACSTDDESVAFGTDTNSISIDAVGGTKKIKVSANENWVAISNVPWITVSPANGYKSTECSLNIDSAITNTVRNGVVRIVKTGNSAEYQEIRIEQKGFDYAITLDEPTVNIENYASLDKRYFDVKVRTNVDFDVKVPDDKTSWVKFDRYDVALDHGLRPREVTIRFNWGINSGDERSAEVSFVPTSESNVTSEMLARNDKLTIEQSAAEPITPNSREGDSVALLSIARTLEVWASSWESSGEKMDNWAGVTLWEEGMEGYVDSLKGRVKAARFYMFSIKEGIPFEVKYLTAAEELEFYSNVNTFQLSLSTGPYICELSQLKRLTIGAYGLTELDENFTNLRNLEYLDLSSNNFEKIPDIINPTNFPKLHVLRMANNQRRLVYDLSNNIATDLGGLFQHTKYNADTKSFGAFPDWLFKWEADEAGGVTGLDTLILSVNYLQGEIPDFEDDESIPVYTEAPDSLKDAAGECILVKNRIKRVMPQLRMLALNLNRMTGALPDWVLYHPALDWWDPFTLLFNQEGKDEQGNLAGFSNEPANMDYYYQAYPKKKLANMTDEDDAENGDDAGTTR, translated from the coding sequence ATGAAAATACGCAACCATATCGCAACCTCGCTCCTCGCGGCAGCGGCACTTCTGGCAGCCTGCTCCACGGACGACGAATCCGTCGCTTTCGGAACCGACACCAACTCGATTTCCATCGATGCCGTCGGAGGTACGAAAAAAATCAAGGTCTCGGCCAATGAAAACTGGGTCGCCATCTCGAACGTGCCCTGGATCACCGTATCCCCTGCAAACGGATACAAGTCCACGGAGTGCAGCCTGAACATCGACTCTGCCATCACGAACACCGTCAGAAACGGCGTCGTGCGTATCGTCAAAACCGGAAACAGCGCCGAATACCAGGAAATCCGAATCGAACAGAAGGGATTCGATTACGCCATCACGCTCGACGAGCCGACGGTCAATATCGAAAACTACGCCTCGCTCGACAAACGCTACTTCGACGTCAAGGTCAGGACCAATGTCGATTTCGACGTCAAGGTCCCCGACGACAAGACCAGCTGGGTGAAGTTCGACCGCTATGACGTCGCACTCGACCACGGGCTCCGCCCGCGCGAGGTCACCATCCGCTTCAACTGGGGTATCAACTCCGGAGACGAACGCTCCGCCGAAGTCTCCTTCGTCCCCACCTCGGAGAGCAACGTGACCTCCGAAATGCTCGCCCGCAACGACAAACTCACCATCGAACAGAGCGCCGCAGAGCCTATCACCCCGAATTCGCGCGAAGGCGACTCCGTGGCCCTGCTCAGCATCGCCCGCACACTCGAAGTCTGGGCATCCAGTTGGGAAAGCTCCGGCGAAAAAATGGACAACTGGGCCGGCGTAACCCTCTGGGAAGAGGGAATGGAGGGGTATGTCGACTCGCTCAAGGGCCGTGTCAAGGCCGCCCGCTTCTACATGTTCTCCATCAAGGAGGGGATTCCCTTCGAGGTGAAATACCTCACCGCAGCCGAAGAACTGGAGTTCTACAGCAACGTCAACACCTTCCAACTCAGCCTCAGCACCGGCCCGTACATCTGCGAACTCAGCCAGCTGAAGCGCCTGACCATCGGTGCATACGGACTGACGGAACTCGACGAGAACTTCACCAACCTGCGGAACCTTGAGTACCTCGACCTGAGCAGCAACAACTTCGAGAAGATCCCCGACATCATCAACCCGACGAACTTCCCGAAGCTCCACGTCCTGCGCATGGCAAACAACCAGCGCCGCCTGGTCTACGATTTGAGCAACAACATCGCCACCGATCTGGGCGGACTCTTCCAGCACACGAAGTACAACGCCGACACCAAGAGCTTCGGAGCGTTCCCCGACTGGCTGTTCAAATGGGAGGCCGACGAAGCCGGGGGCGTAACCGGACTCGATACGCTCATCCTCTCGGTGAACTACCTCCAGGGGGAGATTCCCGACTTCGAGGATGACGAGTCGATACCCGTCTACACCGAGGCTCCCGACTCGCTCAAGGATGCTGCAGGGGAGTGTATCCTGGTCAAGAACCGGATCAAGCGCGTGATGCCCCAGTTGAGGATGCTCGCCCTGAACCTCAACCGTATGACCGGCGCCCTGCCCGACTGGGTGCTCTATCACCCGGCTCTCGACTGGTGGGACCCCTTCACGCTGCTGTTCAACCAGGAAGGAAAGGATGAGCAAGGCAATCTGGCCGGCTTCTCCAACGAACCCGCGAACATGGACTATTACTACCAGGCCTATCCGAAAAAGAAACTGGCCAACATGACCGATGAAGACGACGCCGAAAACGGCGACGACGCCGGAACCACGCGATAA